The genomic window CCGGACGGTTGCGAATGTAAAACACGGCCGCCGTCAACAGGATCGCCCACAAGAATGGGGTGGAGCATGAGATCCTGCGCCCGCTCTTTTCCCGCTGTAACAGTTCAGCCCCCAATTTGATCGGCCACGGCTTGGCGTGGCATTGCTGCAGAGCGCTTCCGCAGGATTGCAAGATAAAGCCACGGTCAAACCGTGGCGGAACAGGGTTGGCTCCCGGGTTTGCATCCGGCACATCGCCGCATCACGTTCTTTTGGAGGATTATCGGTGGTTTGCCATGCTCCTTTTGCTTGCGATTGCAGCCGGGCTGGCGTATTCAGCCCGCGGCCGTGCTCTGTCCGGCCTGGCCGGTCAGAATGCGCTGCACCGCCTGGTGTAGATGGCCGTTGGTTGAAAAGGCATTTTTGCCGTGAATGGTGGCTTGTCCCTGCCAGTCGGTGAAGCGGCCGCCGGCCTCTTCGATGATCGGCAAAAGCGGGCCGCAGTCCCATACCGACATGCGCGCGTCGAGCATGATTTCGGCACGGCCGGTGGCCACCAAAAAATGGCCATAGGCATCGCCCCAGGTGCGCTGCAGTTTGGTGAGGGCACACAAATGTTCTCGTGCTGCGGCATGGCCGAGTTTGTCCATGGCGAAGAAATCGGTGGCGAGCAGGGTGGCTTCACGCAATTCCGTGACCCCGGAGACGTGCGCGCGCCGGCCGTTCCAAAAGCAGCCATAGCCGCGTGCGGCCCAGACCATTTCTTCCAGGGCGGGGAAGTTGATCACGCCGAGCAGGACATCCTGATGCATTTCATAGGCCAGCAGCACGCCATAGAAGGGCACGCCACAAACGAAGCTGCGGGTGCCGTCAATGGGATCGATGTACCAGGTGCCGGTCTCGGACTTGGGCCCCGCGCCCTCCTCCTCTCCGACAATGGCATCGTGCGGGAAATATTTTGTCAGCCAGCGGCGAATTTCCTGCTCGGCACGCTTGTCGGCAATGGTGACGGGAGAGCCGTCGGCCTTGATTTCGGTGAGGGGGTGGGCTTGGTAATATTCCAGCGTGATCTTGCCGGCGCGCCAGCAGGCTTCGAGCGCGGCATCCAGGCGGGTTTGCAGGTTTTGGGCATTCATGACAGGGCAAGCAAAGCGGGCAGGCCCGTGGGCGGCCGGAGTTTGGGACTGGTTTGATGGCACTTTCTGCACGGGGCAGCGGGCATGCGGTGCCCGCCCCAAACGAATTACCCTCCGACCCTTG from candidate division KSB1 bacterium includes these protein-coding regions:
- a CDS encoding histidinol phosphate phosphatase translates to MNAQNLQTRLDAALEACWRAGKITLEYYQAHPLTEIKADGSPVTIADKRAEQEIRRWLTKYFPHDAIVGEEEGAGPKSETGTWYIDPIDGTRSFVCGVPFYGVLLAYEMHQDVLLGVINFPALEEMVWAARGYGCFWNGRRAHVSGVTELREATLLATDFFAMDKLGHAAAREHLCALTKLQRTWGDAYGHFLVATGRAEIMLDARMSVWDCGPLLPIIEEAGGRFTDWQGQATIHGKNAFSTNGHLHQAVQRILTGQAGQSTAAG